A portion of the Sulfurospirillum diekertiae genome contains these proteins:
- the ilvC gene encoding ketol-acid reductoisomerase has protein sequence MAITVFYDKDCDLSVIRSKKVAMIGFGSQGHAHAENLRDSGVEVVVGLRKEGSSWAKAEAKGFRVMSVGEATKYADVVMILLPDELQGDVFAAEIKPNLSAGKAIAFGHGFNIHYGQIITPKGIDCIMIAPKAPGHTVRSEFVNGGGIPDLIAVDQDATGSAKALALSYASAIGGGRTGIIETTFKDETETDLFGEQAVLCGGVTSLVEAGFQTLVEAGYEPEMAYFECLHELKLIVDLMYQGGIADMRYSISNTAEYGDYVSGKRVINAESKAAMKEILAEIQDGRFAKDFILERKAGYTRMNAERSMTERSLLNKTGEKLRSMMPWITSKKIINKDKN, from the coding sequence ATGGCAATAACCGTCTTTTATGACAAAGATTGTGATTTAAGTGTTATTCGCTCTAAGAAAGTAGCGATGATCGGTTTTGGTTCTCAAGGACATGCACATGCAGAAAATCTTCGTGATAGTGGCGTAGAAGTCGTTGTAGGTCTTAGAAAAGAGGGTAGTTCATGGGCAAAAGCGGAAGCAAAAGGTTTCCGTGTAATGAGCGTTGGCGAAGCAACCAAATACGCAGATGTTGTCATGATTTTATTGCCAGACGAGTTACAAGGCGATGTCTTTGCTGCAGAAATTAAACCCAATTTGAGTGCAGGTAAAGCGATTGCTTTTGGTCATGGTTTTAACATTCACTACGGACAAATCATTACGCCTAAAGGGATTGACTGTATTATGATTGCTCCAAAAGCACCAGGACATACTGTAAGAAGTGAGTTTGTGAACGGTGGTGGTATTCCTGATCTTATTGCCGTAGATCAAGATGCAACGGGTTCTGCAAAAGCATTAGCGCTTAGTTACGCATCAGCTATTGGTGGCGGACGAACAGGAATCATTGAAACAACGTTTAAAGACGAAACTGAGACCGATCTTTTTGGTGAGCAAGCGGTTCTTTGTGGTGGTGTTACATCACTCGTTGAAGCAGGTTTTCAAACATTGGTCGAAGCAGGTTATGAGCCTGAAATGGCATACTTTGAGTGTTTACATGAATTAAAATTGATCGTTGATTTGATGTATCAAGGTGGTATTGCTGATATGCGTTACTCTATCTCTAACACAGCAGAGTATGGTGACTATGTGAGTGGTAAACGTGTTATCAACGCTGAGTCAAAAGCAGCGATGAAAGAGATCTTGGCTGAGATTCAAGATGGTCGTTTTGCAAAAGATTTTATCTTAGAGCGAAAAGCGGGATATACTCGTATGAACGCAGAGCGTTCTATGACTGAGAGAAGCCTTTTGAATAAAACGGGTGAAAAACTTCGTTCTATGATGCCTTGGATTACATCTAAAAAAATCATCAATAAAGACAAAAACTAA
- the minE gene encoding cell division topological specificity factor MinE translates to MSFFDSFFGRNKPTADVAKNRLKIMLAHERASCKLPYMDDLRNDLIAVIRKYTNVEDVKITSQTNQNIELLEVEVILGK, encoded by the coding sequence ATGAGTTTCTTTGATAGTTTCTTTGGACGCAATAAACCTACCGCAGATGTGGCAAAAAATCGCCTAAAAATTATGCTTGCGCATGAGAGAGCCAGTTGTAAATTACCGTATATGGACGATTTACGCAATGATCTTATTGCAGTTATTCGCAAGTATACTAACGTAGAAGATGTAAAGATTACCTCTCAAACGAATCAAAATATTGAGTTATTAGAAGTTGAAGTCATTCTTGGAAAGTAA
- a CDS encoding divergent polysaccharide deacetylase family protein gives MLVLTLMLTAFGVYIYMTTSYEHYYKTAQKEHGISSEELMHKMKQMLDDEKARQSQLPTPPTPVEENVTEQNQTQTQQPTEKSVDSNETNATMVARENESKRQELSEVHDYERSLKESGKPARPNEVVRKKYPEGTTPRLAIIIDDVSFAWQTRSIKEIPYKVTPSFFPPTKGHPDTVRLSHDFEFRMIHLPMESKNYSSPEPDTLNAVDSSEVIEKRIKRIKEWFPEIIYYNNHTGGSFTADYNAMDRLVKVMKENGLIFVDSRTAGNSKAPEITKKYNMFLFSRDVFLDNSLDKNLIRTQLKEAVAKAKKHGYAIAIGHPHKNTLEVLKESQDLLEGVDMVYLKDL, from the coding sequence ATGCTTGTTTTAACACTTATGTTAACGGCTTTTGGTGTCTATATCTATATGACGACCTCGTATGAACATTATTATAAAACAGCTCAAAAAGAGCACGGCATATCCAGTGAAGAGTTAATGCATAAGATGAAGCAGATGTTGGACGATGAAAAAGCACGACAGTCTCAACTGCCTACACCACCAACGCCTGTTGAAGAAAATGTTACAGAACAAAATCAAACGCAAACACAGCAACCAACTGAAAAATCTGTTGATAGTAATGAAACAAACGCCACCATGGTTGCTCGTGAAAATGAAAGTAAAAGGCAAGAACTTTCTGAAGTTCATGACTATGAACGTAGCCTCAAAGAGAGTGGAAAACCAGCACGTCCAAATGAAGTCGTTCGCAAAAAATATCCTGAGGGAACAACACCAAGACTTGCCATTATCATTGATGATGTCTCTTTTGCTTGGCAAACACGCTCTATTAAAGAAATTCCTTATAAAGTGACACCTTCCTTTTTCCCTCCAACAAAAGGACACCCTGATACAGTGCGCTTGTCTCATGATTTTGAGTTTAGAATGATTCATCTTCCAATGGAATCAAAAAACTACTCTTCTCCTGAGCCTGACACTTTGAATGCAGTTGATTCCAGTGAAGTCATAGAAAAGCGAATTAAACGTATTAAAGAGTGGTTCCCTGAAATTATCTATTACAATAATCACACAGGCGGCTCTTTTACGGCAGATTATAATGCCATGGATCGCTTGGTTAAAGTGATGAAAGAGAATGGTCTCATTTTTGTTGATAGTCGCACCGCTGGCAATTCGAAAGCGCCTGAAATTACCAAAAAGTACAACATGTTTCTTTTTTCACGAGATGTCTTTTTGGATAATTCTCTCGATAAAAATTTGATTCGTACACAATTAAAAGAAGCCGTTGCTAAAGCGAAAAAACATGGCTATGCGATTGCTATTGGGCATCCACATAAAAATACTCTAGAGGTATTAAAAGAGTCTCAAGATCTTTTAGAAGGTGTGGACATGGTTTATCTCAAGGATTTATAA
- the minD gene encoding septum site-determining protein MinD, with product MGIVITVTSGKGGVGKSTTTANLAVGLANLGKKVVAIDFDIGLRNLDMILGLENRIVYDVVDVMEGRCNLAQALINDKKSKTLYSLPASQTKDKDILNKDKVKALIENLKESFDIVMIDSPAGIESGFEHSIFLADRALIVSTPDVSSVRDADRVIGIIDAKSERAKNGMEVEKHIIINRIKPEMVDAGNMLSVEDVLSILALPLIGIVPDDEDIITSTNTGSPIVNKDKSLSAEAYRRIARRILGEEVEFLDIRAKKGLMATLKGIFK from the coding sequence ATGGGCATTGTTATCACCGTAACGTCTGGTAAGGGTGGGGTTGGCAAATCAACCACCACAGCAAACCTAGCCGTTGGACTTGCAAATTTAGGCAAAAAAGTTGTTGCGATTGACTTTGACATAGGTTTGAGAAACCTTGATATGATTTTGGGTCTTGAAAATCGCATCGTTTATGATGTGGTTGATGTCATGGAAGGCCGTTGTAATCTTGCGCAAGCTTTGATTAATGATAAAAAGTCTAAAACACTCTATTCTTTACCTGCGAGTCAAACCAAAGATAAAGATATTTTGAATAAAGATAAAGTCAAAGCTTTGATTGAAAACCTCAAAGAGAGTTTTGACATCGTGATGATCGACTCACCTGCGGGTATTGAAAGTGGTTTTGAACACTCCATTTTTCTAGCAGATCGTGCACTGATTGTTTCAACGCCCGATGTCAGTTCTGTTCGTGATGCGGATCGTGTCATTGGCATTATTGATGCTAAAAGTGAACGTGCCAAAAATGGTATGGAAGTTGAAAAACACATCATTATTAACCGTATCAAACCTGAGATGGTGGATGCTGGCAATATGCTTAGTGTAGAGGATGTGTTAAGCATCTTAGCACTTCCTTTGATTGGAATTGTTCCTGATGATGAAGATATTATTACTTCTACCAACACAGGCTCACCTATCGTCAATAAAGATAAGTCACTCTCAGCCGAAGCGTATCGCCGAATTGCTCGACGTATTTTAGGCGAAGAGGTTGAGTTCTTAGATATTAGAGCTAAGAAAGGACTTATGGCAACCCTTAAAGGAATTTTCAAATGA
- a CDS encoding DNA-processing protein DprA, with translation MIQTIDFHIPELECMKVYPNPLYYLGNSDLLTRPKISIVGTRHPITYTKLLTAELAHKLSLAGVCIVSGGAQGVDGIAHQSAGISNTIMVAGTGLDIRYPSLHVKLIEGIEKEGLVLSQFEAGQPSLKWNFPVRNELVVALGEALIVTQADLKSGTMHSIEFALKMQKPIYVLPHRLGESEGTNKLLCEGLATPLYDIDAFVARFGHTNISSTDDFLIYCDTHPLYHEAVAKFSQKVFEYECLGKIAVENGRIKRT, from the coding sequence ATGATCCAAACCATAGACTTTCATATCCCCGAATTGGAGTGTATGAAAGTCTATCCCAATCCGCTTTATTATCTTGGCAATTCTGATCTTCTCACGCGTCCTAAAATCTCTATTGTTGGCACACGCCATCCCATTACATATACAAAGCTATTGACAGCAGAATTGGCTCACAAACTCTCTTTAGCAGGAGTTTGTATTGTCAGTGGTGGTGCACAAGGCGTTGATGGTATTGCTCATCAGTCAGCGGGTATTTCCAATACCATCATGGTGGCAGGAACAGGGCTTGATATTCGCTATCCCTCTTTACATGTAAAGCTCATTGAAGGTATTGAAAAAGAGGGGTTGGTACTGAGTCAATTTGAAGCAGGACAACCTTCTCTTAAATGGAATTTTCCAGTGCGCAACGAATTGGTTGTTGCTTTGGGTGAAGCACTCATTGTCACACAAGCTGACTTGAAAAGCGGAACGATGCACAGCATTGAATTTGCTCTTAAAATGCAAAAGCCAATTTATGTATTGCCACATCGTTTAGGCGAAAGTGAAGGCACCAATAAACTTCTCTGCGAAGGGTTGGCGACACCACTTTATGACATCGATGCTTTTGTCGCACGTTTTGGTCACACGAATATTTCCTCTACCGACGATTTTCTGATCTATTGTGACACACATCCTCTTTACCACGAAGCAGTGGCAAAATTTTCACAAAAAGTATTTGAATATGAATGTTTGGGTAAAATTGCAGTTGAAAATGGACGTATTAAACGCACATAA